In Oryzias melastigma strain HK-1 linkage group LG14, ASM292280v2, whole genome shotgun sequence, the DNA window attaaaaaaatttgacaaaaagttGACCTAAGTTTCAGCAGAGATTGTTTAATAGTAAATGAGTAGCAGAACATTCAGTAGCACTCAATTTGTAAAGATCACCAGAACTGAATTACActgtgaaaaaacagttttgcaaaCTGAAGGTAGAATATATAAAGTAATTATACTTGGAGATATTGCTAATTGAAGTGTGGCCTTGTGGAACTCATAGTATAATAATTGTACGTCATTGgtgtgaaataaaatattttattgtaataaaatatttttgttggagtTATCCCAAAAATTAGAGTAGTAAGAATACCACCAATTAAAAATATGGAGCCCATAACAGAGCCTTGAGGAACTCCCTATGCAATATTTGTAGAttagtgttaaaatgtgttttacttgaATTTAATATTTCGAGTGTAACCTGTATTTGTAATATTAATTGTATAGCAGCTAGATTACTAACATTATaagcatttataaaaaataaaacattggaaGCCCTGAACAAAGCCTTGAGGAACTCTCTATGTAATATTTGTACATTGTCGGTGTAAAGACGTTTTTcactttaagaaatattttaggAACCTGTAATTCTTATGTTAATTCTGTGGTAGTTAAAATACTATCAATAGAAGCCtatataaactgaaaaataggGACCCCACAACAAAGCCTTGAGGAACTCCTTGTGCAATATTTGTAAATAATCTGTGTTAAGacaagtttttctttctaatgtttttttcagaaccTGTAATTATGATATTAATTCTGTAGTAGTCATACATCTAACAATTGAagcatgtataaaaaaataaaaccaatggAATCGATATCGACTTAATAAAATTTAGGTCTTTTTGAAAGCTCTGCTATCTTCTTTGGgtgatttgatttattgtgaCCATGCAGCCGTTCAGCCGCTGCAATTCTGAACCAGAACAAATATCTCAAATTCTGGAATGGTAATTGATTAAAGAAGTGTAAAGATGACCATAGTTTCCTAGTTATTAGGTTATTCAGAATTTGAGGATAACTGAGATTAGCTCAGTTGTCAGTTGAACTAAACTCCCAGAAATCTCTGAAAACCTTTatcaacattttgcacattaCATTCATACCTGTGGGCCCAAAATGGAGCCTTGTGGAACTCCACTTGTGATTCAGTTAAGCGTCCTTGCTTTAATGAGGTACCAGAAAGtcctgtttagtttttactctCCCTTAATAGTCAAAATGAGGAGTAGTGTCAGGAGCTCACATGGCTCCATGTTCTATACCATAAAATGTATGAGGCATAAGCGTCActggtgatgatgatgaaaatatcTGTTGAACTTCAATAAACTCTCATGTGCAAAGGTTCCTTTCTATACACTACAGGGGCGTGACAGCATATCATGTTTGTAGTCCAAAGGTTAAAGATAAAATGTCAGGTTGGAAAAACATCCGTCTGGGATTTTAAAAGCTAGAAATCCTCCTTTTATTATACAACATCAGTGTTAGCTCTTAGCTGCTGCATGTGGATCCTAAAAATGAGATTTAATTTGTGCCCTCATTCTGACGTTTGTCATTTCTGTCCCCCTGCAGGTGGATCCGGTGAAGCTGCGGCAGGCCCTGAGGACCGTCATCTTCAACCAGGTGTTCATCTCGGGGCCCATGGTGGTGGGGGTTTACTACTTGATGACCTTGAGAGGAAACCCCTGTGGTCCTGAGCTCCCCACCTTCCACTGGGCGCTGCTGGAGCTCGCCCTCTTCTCCATCATTGAGGAAATTCTCTTCTACTACTCACACAGGCaggcagcttttattttgggcATACTTGAATCTAAGGAAGCAGACAGAACTTTAGATGCGATGGTTCATTTTTCAGGTTGTTCCACCACCCCAGCCTCTACAAGCACTTCCACAAGCAGCACCACGAGTGGACGGCTCCCATCGGCGTGGTCTCCATCTACGCTCATCCTCTGGAGCACGTGGTGAGTGACTCACCGAGTCGATGGATCCCAGATGGACCAAGGTTTGGATTGTGTCTGAAAGCGGACGTTTCCCCTCTCAGATCTCCAACACGCTGCCCGTGGTGATCGGGCCGGTCATCCTGGGCTCTCACCTGTCCACCACCTGCATGTGGTACTGCGTGGCTCTCGTCAGCACCACCATCTCCCACTGCGGCTACCACCTGCCCTTCCTGCCCTCCCCAGAGTCCCATGACTTCCATCACCTAAAGTGAGTCCTAGATTCAGAACACAATGGCtctgtccgaattccttcactactcactacatcGTGGGTTCAACATTTCTACAGTTCCTAAATCGAGTGAaccagaaatttcccagaagtctttttgaaaaactagcgtccatcgatgctcactacattggtgAGAAAAGTTGTTAACCTTCTCACTTTTTGTTGCGActtggctcataaagtctcaaCAAAAATACCAGCTAAAGCTTgagtttagcggtgtagcttcctgTATAATCCGTGGAAaaagtgagcaaaaaaaattaagcttagaGACGTGAGTTTGTCCAACATCAGCATCAGTTTTtgcactgcatctcccataattcactgggttaaagtgacagcacttTTGCACTAtgctactaaaataaaacaatttattcacccaaaaataaatatttctttttgttaaagttacattttgttttaagactaaatataaaataataaaacttcaaaatgttcactttttgtgttgttacaattgaacgtaaacatgaaaatgtttctttgtgtgtaaaaaaaaaaaaaaaattgattttgtgaTCATATAATTGTTCAAATATGACAGTTGTTCtggcaaaaacatttaaagaaataattttaaagaatcACTCTTTGGAAAGAAtatatcattgtttttttgtgagttcatataaaattacttttattactTGAGCAaatttcaaactattttagttgagaattaaaaatgtgactgctgCCTCCTGATTACCAGACCACCTACTGAATTTGATGACAAACGTGCATTTAGGTCGCCATGTGATGGAATATGTGACTGTAGTATAATCTGAAAtatcttataaaaataaaaaaaaaagataaaaagcatttttaaaatctgctacTAGGgctgttaattaaaaaaaatcatcaatgcTAATTTGGTATTCTCAacaagtcgttttttttttcattccaagtCATCATGCTGCATTCACTGCCACGTGTGGTGCGCTCAAGGTTTtaagaggattactcttaaaagcatgaacggatcaaaatgtcgctttggggttttttatagcgaggaatgaacattataatgcatttaaaacctcaaaaagttgaattttaatggtatggcccctttaaagactTGTGTAGCAACGCAGTATTGTGAGCGTTCCGGATGCAGGATCCCAAAAACAACTCttacacttaaatgttttttaccaacgtttatgttttttggtttactgtaacttttcaaccattaacacgatcattccagaagattttaaaggagaaaagccacttttctcctttaaaatctactggaatgatcgtgtcaacagttaaaaagttacagtattttaaagattttgtgtttaatggcgacgcctcaggtgttaaagtgttaaaaggCCTCTGTGATTGGTTGAAGAGGATGGATGTAAAGACATATATGGGAAGTTTAGACAATAATTTAGTGCAGGGATCGCCCTATAGCTGCAAGCCAATCATGGATCTTTTCTGTGCTAGCATATAGCTTACCTGGAACTTACAACGTTTTATCTTTTATAAGGTgaaattgaaatgaataaacTATACAtgtaaaatttatatttatatgaatgCATCATATGCTGAGCAGTAGCAGTTCCATACATGGCGTGAATcttacataaacaataatcgTGACAGCCTGATCTGGTactacatttaaattaatttttttttgctataaacatctataaatgggactttaaaagtcctgtctgttggtcatagctgattaaacttgtttaattcttgaaaatatagtcaaaaactgtctgtgcccctacaggttgaatcaggtattacagttgaagtttaaaaagtctgacatcatgatctgcagctccagtaatgattaCAATCCTCCccctaagccccgcccctctgattggattttctcatttcggctgtgggtggagtcagcctccaacttccccgtttggttaccctttaagctccACTCGACCTCTGGTATCAGATGAAATAACTTCTGCTGCTTTCAGGTTCAACCAGTGCTACGGGGTCTTCGGCGTGCTGGACAGACTCCACGGCACGGACGCCAAATTCAAGCAGACCAAGCAGTACGAGCGGCACACGCTGCTCACCAGCCTCACGCCGCTGACGCACAGCATCCCAGACCATCCCAAGAAGGGTCAGTgacgacctctgacctccagGGACAGTCCGATAACCACTTTATTGTAAGGAGAGATGAAGCTTTCCCAGTCGCTCTTAATTGGGTTTTAATTGGTTGTTTGAGAAACTGGCTTTTCTCTGGTTTAGAGGGTTCTTTTCAGCCCGATTTTTAACAGTATTTAACCATTTATGGGACATTCAgtccaaaaactgttttactcGTGATGCATTCAC includes these proteins:
- the faxdc2 gene encoding fatty acid hydroxylase domain-containing protein 2 isoform X1, yielding MPEETTVRDKRAAERKTASMRRQETTGGLWDSVKKAAVVIGSGILFLAAFGNSVTWHLQKFWGASGDFWQNQWTKLYLAFEGREASLFYMGTMLAPTLAFWVSNGLLLLVDTTGKPSFITRYRIQMNKNDPVDPVKLRQALRTVIFNQVFISGPMVVGVYYLMTLRGNPCGPELPTFHWALLELALFSIIEEILFYYSHRLFHHPSLYKHFHKQHHEWTAPIGVVSIYAHPLEHVISNTLPVVIGPVILGSHLSTTCMWYCVALVSTTISHCGYHLPFLPSPESHDFHHLKFNQCYGVFGVLDRLHGTDAKFKQTKQYERHTLLTSLTPLTHSIPDHPKKGQ
- the faxdc2 gene encoding fatty acid hydroxylase domain-containing protein 2 isoform X2, translated to MNHTSFPESAVTFVETTGGLWDSVKKAAVVIGSGILFLAAFGNSVTWHLQKFWGASGDFWQNQWTKLYLAFEGREASLFYMGTMLAPTLAFWVSNGLLLLVDTTGKPSFITRYRIQMNKNDPVDPVKLRQALRTVIFNQVFISGPMVVGVYYLMTLRGNPCGPELPTFHWALLELALFSIIEEILFYYSHRLFHHPSLYKHFHKQHHEWTAPIGVVSIYAHPLEHVISNTLPVVIGPVILGSHLSTTCMWYCVALVSTTISHCGYHLPFLPSPESHDFHHLKFNQCYGVFGVLDRLHGTDAKFKQTKQYERHTLLTSLTPLTHSIPDHPKKGQ